gccctggattaacacAGAGGTTGGCGCTGAACTAGATAGGAAAGGGCAACTGCACACAGAGTTATCGTAGACAACCCTGAAGCTACGTCCAAGGACAGGAAAAAAGTACAAGAAGTTCCGCTGTCACCTCCAAAGAGTCATCAAATGAGCAATATAGGAATAAGGACAATATAAGAATAAAGTGGAATCAAACTACACAGGCTACAACCCCGCTGCTTCTGGCAGGGGCTACACTCcattccggattgactgacctccaTTTTATGCAAGCTTTGACAACAACATTGTGCTGGGTGTGAGGGCCGCCACCAACCCAGGGTGATCTCGCTCTCCGAGGCCGACATGTGAGAAAGGTCTTTAAATCAGGTCAACAGCCGCAAGACCGCAGGTATTCCAGGGCGTGTTTTCAGAGCATACACAGAACACAGTTGGCATATTCACTGTGTTTTGCAACCTCACCTTATCGAAGCCTGGTTACAacttgcataccaccccaacagatccataaatgatgcaatctcaattgctctccacactgccctcaacCACCTAGATGAGaggaaaacctatgtgagaatgctgtttattgactacagctcagggttgatctacttcaaataaggtctgtgtttcgtgcagGCTTAAACCGCCTCAGCATTTTGATACCCGtgtaaatctcactaggataaggtAACGTTTGTGAAAATATTTTCATAAATCCACTCTCACAAAAAAAATGATCTTGGCTTATATTTACCCAATATTGATCAGAGTTACCATGTCCTATGGATATCTACACAGTTCTAAAATTGGCAAGGTggtgtaagcctacacgaaaaACAGACCTTATTAAGTGAATCTAAAAATATCCTATGGAATAAATGAATGAAGGAACCGCTTTTCAGATTTTGCTAGGTGTCATGGGAATTATGACTAGCACTTTGGTAGTCAATTCTTACCGTGTCCATTATTAAAAATAGGATTTCCTGCATATAGAAATTACagtttttgttttcaacattcatcacaggtaacttaaactctatttttattcaaacagttgagagtatttgtctcctaagcagactcttcagtatcattgtcacttcagagctgtgtgtgttttacagatggcagagaaaagcagagcaccAGTGTGGGACTATTACATGGAATTGGCACCAGGGAATGTAAGGTGTCTTGTTTGTGAAAAATATGTAAGTATGGGGTCAGCAACagctaaataaaaaaataccaccaacctgtggaatcaccttaagaacacccatccaaaaatccatatgtattatattaagttaaaatttGAAAAAAGTGTTAATTgagtattgttgcaattgtcattattataaaagtatatatatacacacacattaaaaaaatatattttaaaaattggCTGATTAATCGGGTATCGggtttttttgtcctccaataatcggtatcggcattgaaaaatcataattggtctaCCTCtaattggaactgaccctgtttatagTATGCTTACTTAGTTTTCTTCATTCTTATTTCTCTTGCTTTTTATAGTATTGCATTGTTGGGTTGAGTTTGCaataaaggcatttcactgtacgtgTGCAtgagacattaaaacttgaacTGAACACTAGCTAGCCTCAATTAGACGAGCTAGCTTCTCCCGGTTTCatgcagtcaagacaggtacTACACAATCATATTTGATAAATAACATAGAAAAtggcagctattagtctactataGCGCAAGTTGGTTTGGTtgtgctctccctccctctctccctccctccctgtaacACTCGTTCATAGAACGGCCCCTCCCACACGTGCTAGAGTGGcacctctctccctactctcacGCTTTATCAGCACTGGTTAATAAAGTAGCTTAAAGTActtttctgctgcttccctcactcGGATCAGAATGGGTCTGGATCCGACAAGGTCTATACAGAACGGGTCTAGTTGGCCTCGGGTCCGTTTGGAATGAGTCTCTATATTttgaaaataaatgtatgcatatCGGGTGGGAAAGCCCCAGGTACATTTCGGAACAGGTCCAACTTTTCAGACCCGTGAGTGAGCAAGAGGATGTCTGTGTTGTCATCCATCTCAAACTCTGGCAGGACACACACTcacctagacagacagacaggccccaACCAGTGCCCGAGCACCTGTCCTTTTACCTCCAGACTCACCATTCCCAGCTACAGTACACCTAGATCAATGGCTCTGAAAAGCCAACGATAAAGGCTTGCActcctttatttatttatgttgcactgttggcggtaggtgcacttgattcagaagccctgcacACCAGttaggcaaagtgttcccattttgaacaATTTAAATTTGTCTGAAAATACTGTGAGATATGTAGCAAAATAGTGCCCGTACTGCAGTGGCCAATCGGATAGCTCAAATCACAGTGGATACAGCTTCCACAACCCTGCCACCACAAAGTTTGATACTAGCCTCCGTGAGATTTAATAACTTAAAGCCATGACCTGAAAGAGACAGTcaaagaatacagcaaagagctgctgtttgatTGAGATCATGTCTATgtttttattcagcactgtcaacactgttacaAAACACACTATCCCTACTTCCACATGcgctgcaatgaatgagtagccaAGTGTATAGATAGCCCTgcgtttttttattattattagcagcCCGTCTTGTCTATTTTAATAtggaggaatatttcactttctctggtgaTAGGAACAACATTAATTTGTGCATGATGCAGAGCGactcgagtttcgccatcagatggaagacggtgtcccctctTTCTGGTCAGTCTCACTCCCTCAGCTTTACCTCGCAAGTGCTACaccaactgatctattttgttaccaaagcttttgaaatataatagggtctgctgtgataatgtattagccctactgcacaaacctcattcctTCAGAACAGTTTATTAGGTTCATGTTACATGTTTAAGTCATGTAAAAAAATATGTGTATATCATTCAGAGTGGTAGATCTCTGCTTGCTTTTTGACTGcaaaagtgatcttgactcagaaaaggtttgTGACCACTGACCTAAAGACAACACACATATGCAAACACACCCATATCTGTGCGAGCTTAACGCTAGTAGCAATGCACCCCCCACCCCACTCCAGTCCACTCCTGGGGAAGCACTGGTGATCAATTTTGCCATTTCTTTTAGAAACAGTCATAGCTCATTCATGAAAACATGCTTATATGTTGCATGTGACAGTTTGATAAATCCCAATAATTTGTTGCGCACACAAATCCTAGAATCACATACGCCAAAATTTAGTGAGAAATGTTTGCACGgttgataaatgaggccccagacCTCTTGGCTGAGGCCGTAATACGCTTATCTCCATACAGGGAGCCAGGCTACAGTGTCTTTCAGAACAAAATAAACAAGTGTTGACATAGGCTTTGTCCCAAATCACAGCCTATTCCCTGGGCCCTGGTAAAAACTGCACCCTAAATTGAGAACTATTTAGGACGCAGACATGATGTTTCCCCTGACCTGGTTGGAGGACAGTGGAGAAGCAAAGTAGTGGCTGTGTAGGTTGCGTCCGGTGTTGAGGTGGGTGAGGCGGATGGTCTGACCACACTTAACAGGAGTCCCCCGGTGACATAGGGCCCCACTGGTGCCTCGTACACTCCAGTAACTGTTGCTGTCCTCCACTGTGGTCACCCCTGTCACTGACTGCTGCCCGCTACCTGGCAGGGGACACACAGAATTGAATACACAGACAGAAATCAATACGCTAAGTCAAACAGACACATAAAAAAATAAGTACATTTAAGAACACCAGTCATTAACCTTGAGTGGACACACTCAAAAAGCAAGGAGGGACGGAGAGATAATATAGTCAAGCCGTCCTGATGTTTCCATTTTCTCTGGCCAAGCCAGCTAGCAGCTAGCTGGAATGTATTAACTCACCAGATCCGTAGCGCACGTCGTGAGAGTGCAGTCTGACATTGTGCTTTACATTTAACAGCTTCACGACCGAGCCGCAAGTCACAAAGCTAAGTTCCGTTGCGAGCGATAGCACAAATAAACATGACAATAGGAAAAAGCTAAATAAAAAGTGTGCGGGGCCAGTGCGTTTATCCATTACAGCTCTCCGCTGCCACTAAAATCACCGACTGATATTAGTTTATTCTACGTCATCGAAATGGTACAGTGGCAAAGAAAGAGCGAATCTTCCTTTGCGCCTGCTGCTGGCGCGGAGTAGTTATTGCAGATTCGAGACATTACTGAGAAGTGATGGGACTTTTGAAGGTTTTGTTAGAGTTGAGTATTTCTGAGGCTTTGTCGTTTCTTATCGCTGAAAACAGTACTTTTAGTTCGTTATTTTTAGTTCAATCGCTGCAGAACGTAGTCGTAGGACTTGACGTTCCGCCCATGTCCAccagagggagggggtgagatccACGAGCTAAAACCCGCTTCTGTGACACAACAGCGGGACGCCGGAAGTTTCCTCAACACCGGAACTCATCAGCCATTTCTATTATTAGAAGCTGCATGAAAAGATTGCAGACCAACACATCTTTCTACGTTTCAAGGATTTAAATAAAATATCGTCGCAGGGTTAGAAGTAAGTTATTTTAACAAAGGAgtttggtgaccagtgaaataatCCCGCGCCAAAAACATAAGAACAATATAGCCGTGACTCGACTGATTGTCCCCCTGGCTGGTTAGCTAACATATTGCTATTGTTAGCTAGCTTACTGCAAAGTGCAGCTAGCCTAGGGGCCTTGTCTCCCAGTACCGTGATTTATCAACAAAACAGATTTCTAGTTGAAGTCAAGGGTACATAAAATCACAATGAATGGTTCATTATCAACGTGTATTGTGAAAATACTAGCCACATGGCTAGTAACGTAACACATGCAGGTTGTGTGCTAGCTAGCCGTTTAGCACGTTCAAAATTATGAAAAGGCATAGATAGCTATGTCTTTCCAGAGAGCATTATATATAACTAAGGGAAGTTGGCTAGAAACCCAAGCATCACAGAGAAACAGTGGTTCCCTATCTAACGTTACTTAGGTAATGTTAGCGAAGTGTGCTGTTTGCACTTTCTGGTCACAGCTGTTTTGTAGTCTTTTGTGCGCGAGACGTCAATCATCTCTAGTCTAGGGGAACATTATGTTCCAGATTCGCGCAACTCGTTCTGTTCAGCAATCCATCCACGAGTCTCTCTACTGGACATTAATCCGTGGGATTCAGTGCCATGCTATTGACTTATTTGCAGCCCCGTCAACCCTGCATTCTCTTGTTTTCCTGGTTTGGTGCATCTTTGCAACTCTGAGACCAATATTCTCTGATGATACAAATTCTCTCTAGCGCAGTGGTTCCCACCccacttggcctatccacagggagGTACTTGAGAATAATCATGAaaccataggcctactggtaaaacGCACACTAGGGGGTACTCCTGGCAGAGCAACATTAAGTTGGGGGTACAGCAACCAAAAAAGGTTGCGAGCCACACACTCTACCACTCAAATTGTGTtaacctgtagtgtgtgtcttgtgttaacctgtaatgtgtgtgtctgtccaggcCTTGCAGACATGTCTGACTTCATCGACAGCGAGGCTGAGGAGTCAGAGGAGGAATTTGAGGAGAAAGACCTGAAGCCCAAAAAGACCCAGGCGTTTATGGATGATGGTGAGCTTGAGCAGATGATTACAGTTGACTGATTTCTTATGTAATCATCAGACGATGTGTGAGTATGACAAGTTTAATGTCTGTCAGCCCGGGCAATTCTTCTGTCATGTCTTCATCAGTcagttcttgtgtgtgtgtgtgtgtgtgtgtgtttatgagcaaatgtgtttgcgtgtgtgtttaatgcttcctcctcctccccaaacagaggaagaggaggaagagttaaACACAGAGGACCAGGATGAGCACGGGAACCTGAGGGGGCTCATCGATGATGATGTGGATGAAGATGAAGAAGCGGAAGAAAagaagagcggaggagcgggtagCGGCAGCGACTCAGAGGATGAAGTCAGACACAGGCACAAAAAACGCAGTGAGTTTGGGCTTCGGGGGCCACACTTATAAACTTTGCGTACATTGCACTCTAAATGTCTGCGTGCGCCATTTCTGAAAAGACTGCGCACGTACAAAAAGATTGAGATTTATAAACTTGGCGCAAGCCATACATACGCATGTTTCCGCGTTATAAATCAGACCCGTCCTGAAACTGCACGCATGAACAAGTATTAAATCTCTGCCTGTAAAACGCCCATCATTCAccttttattacatttacatttaagtcatttagcagacgctcttatccagagcgacttacaatttggtgcatacaccttatgacatccagtggaacagccgcttgcatctaaatctttttagggggagaaggggggtgacaATAACACCCTTATTTGCTATACTTTGGAAGTATTGGATTTAGGCTAAGGCAGTATCTAAAGGAAATAGCAATGGCGAACTTGAATAAATGTCTCTGGAAGTGTTGGCAGTGACGTTTTCTGCCGTTTCTGAACAATGTGTTGTGGACCTGTGAACTGATCGTTTGAATTCAATAATGTTTTGCGTTTACTTTTTCCCTGACCTAAATATACTATAATGCCCGCAAATGATGAAACATTGCCTAGTAACCTATGTATACTTGAATTTTCTTTcaactacagtactgtatattataaacCGTTCTCCCTTTCGGATGCATAGGCTAATATTTCAAATATTTTTATCTATCTAATATGCCCAATTAAATGTGCATGGTAATTTGTTGTAGGCAAAAGCTTCTTCTGCAATATGAACCAGTCATGGCCAGAATAGGTGGTGAGGAATTTATTCTGCAATGGTTATGAAAATATGTATTATAAATGGAATATTGTTTACTTGAGACATTTGAAATTACAGTAGGCTTTTCAGACGTACAGTAGCCTACAAAAACATAAATGGAAAAGGTGAACCGTCTTTTCTACCGTTAAACTGCGCTCAGAGTCAGATTGCATAGagcaaaatgtatttttactacTGTAAAGTGGGTCCAATTAAatgagagatgggatgggctaCTTCGCGAGTACTTAAGCATCACAGTCAGAAAAGGTGAGGAATTTATTCTGCAATGGttctgaaaataaaataaatacgaATATTTTCCCTATGTCTAATTATTTGACATTCTAAAAATAAACGCATccatttaattaattaattaattttgctCCTCACCAATGGCAAATGGCTGCATTCTTGTTAAGGTTTtcctatgttttttttaatgaataaGCTTTTCATCATATCCCTCATTTGCACAACATACTTACTTGCCAGTTTGCAATTCAGTATTTCAACCACTAGCAGATGTGCGAACACATCcaggcagactcaatagccttggcttttctaatgactgcctcgccttgttcaccaactacttctctgatagagttcagtgtgtcaaatcggagggcatgttgtctggacctctgtcagtctctatgggggtgtcacagggttcaattctcgggccgactcttttctctgtatatatcaatgatgtcactcttgctgcgggcgattccctgatccacttctacacagacgacaccattctgtatacttctgtcccttccttggacactgctaactaacctccaaacaagcttcaatgccatacaactctccttccttggcctccaactgctcttaaacgctagtaaaaccaaatgcatgcttttcaaccgttcgctgcccgcacccacccgcccgactagcatcacctggacggttccgacctagaatatgtggacaactataaatacctaggtgtctggttagactgtaaactctccttccagactcatattaaacatctccaatccaaaatcaaatctagaatcggctttctatttcacaacaaaacctccttcactcacgccgccaaacttaccctattaaaacgatcctcgacttcggcgatgccatctacaaaatagcttccaatactctactcagcaccttataccacccaccactgcgacctgtatgctctagtcggctggccctctctacatattcgtcgccggacccactggctccaggtcatctataagtctatgctaggtaaagctccgccttatctcagttcactggtcacgataacaacacccgtagcacacgttccagcaggtttatctcactgatcatccccaaagccaacacctaatttggccacctttccttccagttcactgctgccagtgactgcaacgaattgcaaaaatcgctgaagttggagacttttatttccctcaccaactttaaacatcagctatctgagcagctaatcgatcgctgctgctgtacatagtccatctgtaaatagcccacccaatctacctaccccatccccatactgtttttatttacttttctgctcttttgcacaccagtatctctactggcACAtaatcatctgctcatttatcacttcagtgttaatctgctaaattgtaattattcgctcctatggcctatttattacctacCTCATGTcttttgcacacactatatatatatatatatctttttttctaCTCTGTCTTTGACTTGTTtatgttattggcttgtttaatgattattccatgtgtaactctgttgttgtctgtgtcgaactgcttgctttatcttggccaggtcgcagttgtaaataagaacttgttctcaactagcctacctggttaaataaaggtgaaatagattttttttttaaagcatggTCTAAAGTTTACTGGGTGGTAAGCACATTCTCACTTCATTTTTATAAATACCAACGTATGTGTAAAAACTGTCGGAATCACATTTTGGGTATATTTTGTACGTATGAATGGTTTATAATTGAGGCCGCTGGGCTGTTTAAGCGTTTCATTCCAAAAGGTTGTTCACTCCCTTCCACTTTGTGGATCTGATAGTCTTGTCTAGTAGATAAATGGAAACAATTTTATGGAAGCTCATTTCCGCTCTCTCTTGCCttcccccccacctccctctcctttttcccctccctctctctcccttccaacctttttctgcccctctcctccctctttctccttccctccctccagactATGATGACTACCTGGATGATGATGACCTGGACCTCATTGAGGAGAACTTGGGGGTCAAAGTCAAGAGGAGGGTAAGCAGACATATCCTCTCTGGCATGCTTTCAATCGGGATTCTAAGCCTATATTAATAAAGTCACTGATCTAGGATCATATCCACCTTGGCTATATAATCATATCATTAGATCATATTAATTATTATCTAGAAGGAAAAACTGATCCTTTAGCAGATCTCCTACTCAGAGATGCTTTGTTATTAAAATGACTCACGATTACATGTTAGTAATGGCACACATTCAATTATCATATGAACGCCGGTTAaaagctctctccctctgtggcCCTGACAGAAGAAGAAGTATGACCGCGTGAAGCTGatggatgatgatgaagatgacgaAAAGGACCAGATTGCAGACGAGATCTTCCacggaggagacggagagggggagctggaggagggagagaccgtCGACCCGCCCCTCCATCGCCATGGTGAACGCCacgatgaagaggaggaagaggaaggagaggaggagtcagGTACTTGCGATAATGCTAATAATGTTACAGATTTAAGTCTTTTTGAGAAACTAAAAGCTCTATATAGGCAAATGTAAACATATTACAGGAAAGGGAATTATACATACTTTTGGATGAATACTTCCTGGTTGTGTAACTGATTTCAATAATTTCCTCAGATATTGACGACTTTATTGTGGACGACGATGGCCAGCCCATCACAAAGAAGAGAGGCAAGTTCTCAGGATACACGGACGCGTGAGTGTTCACACACACCTCAGTCAACTTGACAGAACGGTATGATGCCATTTGACCTAGTTCTTTCCTtcctgcattcagaaagtattcagaccccttgactttttccaattttgttacgttacagccttattctaaaattgattaaataaataaaatacttc
The Oncorhynchus keta strain PuntledgeMale-10-30-2019 chromosome 11, Oket_V2, whole genome shotgun sequence genome window above contains:
- the LOC127906201 gene encoding stromal cell-derived factor 2-like, with the protein product MDKRTGPAHFLFSFFLLSCLFVLSLATELSFVTCGSVVKLLNVKHNVRLHSHDVRYGSGSGQQSVTGVTTVEDSNSYWSVRGTSGALCHRGTPVKCGQTIRLTHLNTGRNLHSHYFASPLSSNQEVSAFGEEGEGDHLDEWMVQCEGLVWEREEAVRFQHASTDTLLSVTGEQYGRPIHGQREVHAMTGPSQHSLWRAMEGVFMKPSESPLGNMDYSHPLHTEF